Within Thermus sp. CCB_US3_UF1, the genomic segment CTCTTCCCTCATGCCCCCTCCCGGTCCGCCATCAACCGGCCCCCCACCGCCCAGTGAGCGCGGGGTACCTCGTAGAGGATCACCCGCACCTCCTCCGGGTCCTCCCCCAGGAGGCGGGCGGCCATCTCTGTAAGCCTCTGGACCAGCTCCCGCTTCTTTTCCAGGGAACGGCCCTCCAGCAGGGTCACCTTGAGCACCACCATACACCCCCCTAGTCCGCCAGGGCCCCGGACTCCTTCTCCTTCAGCTCTAGGGCCACCCGGAGGATCCAGTCCTCCTGGCCCGCCACCGCCTGCCGGCGGCCCAGCTCCAGGAGGATGGCCAAGGGGTCCACCCCCAGCTCCTTGCCGATGCGCTTGGCGTGGAGGAGGAAGGTGGAGTAGACCCCGGCGTAGCCGATGGCCACGGAGTCCCGGTCCGGGTAGGGCTGGAAGTGCAGGATGGGGCCCAGCACGTACTCCGCCGCCTCCAGGAGCTTGAAGACATCCAGGCCCGGGTTCAGCCCCGCCTTGTCCAGCACCGCCGCCAGGACCTCCGTGGCCGCGTTCCCCGCCCCCGCCCCGTACCCCCGCAGGGTGCCGTCCACCCAGTCGGCCCCCGCGGCCAGGGCCGCCAGGGTGTTGCCTATGGCCAGGCCCAGGTTGTTGTGGGCGTGGAAGCCCACCTGGGCCCGGCCCAAGGCCTCCTTCAAGGCCTTCACCCGCGCGTAAGCGTCCTGGGGCAGCATGGCCCCGGCGGAGTCCACGACGTAGACCACATCCGCCCCGTAACCCTCCATCAGCCGGGCCTGCTCCGCCAGAAACTCCGGGGGGCGCATGTGGCTCATCATGAGGAAACCCACGGCCAGGAGACCCATCTCCTTGGCCATGCCGAAGTGCTGCTCGGAGATATCCGCCTCGGTGCACTGGGTGGCGATGCGCACCACCTGGATCCCCGCCTCCACCGCCTCCTTGAGCTCCTTGCGGGTGCCGATACCGGGCAGGAGAAGGGCCGCCACCTTGGCCCGCCTCACGCCCTCCCGTACCGCCCGGATGAGCTCCAGCTCGTCCACCCGGGAAAAGCCGTACTGCAAGGAGCTCCCCCCAAGCCCATCCCCGTGGGACACCTCGATGGCGTACACCCCGGCCTGGTCCAGGGCCTGGGCGATGGCCCGGGCCTCCTCGGGGGTGTACTGGTGGCGGTGGGCGTGGGAGCCGTCGCGGAGGGTGGTGTCCACCACCACCGGGGGCTTGGCCGCAGCCAGGTCCCAGCTCACGCCACCACCTCCTCGGGCCGCTTGCCCAAAAGGTGCTGGGCGAAGACCTCCCCCACCCTCCGGGCCGAGGCGGTCATGATGTCCAGATTCCCCGCGTACTTGGGCAGGTAGTCCCCCGCTCCTTCCACCTCTAGGAGCATGGAAACCACCGTCCGCTCCCCCCAGGGGGTGGGCAGGCGCTCAAAGACCGGGTCGGCCTTCAGGCGGTAGCCGGGCACGTAGGCCTGCACCTCCGCCTCCATGGCCCGGATGCTTTGCACGATGGCCTCCCGGTCCACCTCCTCCGCCTCGGGAATGACCCGCACGGTGTTGGTCATGAGGATGGGCGGGTCCGCCGGATTCAGGATGATGATGGCCTTCCCCCGCCCAGCCCCCCCGATGGCCTCCAGGCCCCGGGCGGTGGTAAAGGTGAACTCGTCGATGTTCTGCCGGGTGCCGGGCCCCGCCGAACGGGAGGCCACCGTAGAAACCATCTCCGCGTAGCGCACCGGGGCCACCCGGTGCACCGCGTAGACCAGGGGGATGGTGGCCTGGCCGCCGCAGGTGATGAGGTTGACGTTGTCCTTGTCCAGGTGGGCCTTCAGGTTCACCGGGGGGACCACGTAGGGCCCCCGGGCCGCAGGGGTGAGGTCGATGGCGATCTTCCCCGCCTCCTTGAGGAGCTTGGCGTGGCGCACGTGGGCCTTGGCGCTAGTGGCGTCAAAGACGATGCGGATCTCCGGCCTTTCCAGGATGTAGGCAATCCCCTCGTGGCTGGCCTCTAGACCCAGGGCCCGGGCCCGGGCCAACCCCTCGGAGGCGGGGTCTATCCCCACCACCGCCACCAGCTCCATGTGCCCCGGGTGCTTGAGGAGCTTGTACATCAGGTCCGTGCCGATGTTCCCGGAGCCTAGGACCGCCACCTTGACCTTGTCCATGCCTCCTCCCCCATGTAGCCCAGGCGCTCGGAAACGGTGCGGGTGGCCTCGAGGATGGCCTTCCGGTACTCCTCCTTTAGTTGCTGGAAGCGGTAGAAGGGCACGGAGAGGCTCATGGCGGCCACCACCTCCCCGGTATGGTCCCGGATGGGCGCGGCCACGCAGCAGAGCTCGGGCACCACCTCCTCGATGTCGTAGGCGTACCCCCGCTCCCGCACCGCCTGGAGCTCGGTCCTGAGCTCATCCAGGGTGGTGATGGTGTTGGGGGTGAAGGCGGGCATACCCCGCTCGGCCACGATCCTTTCCACCTCCTCCCAGGGACGGAAGGCCAAAAGGACCTTCCCCACCCCGCTGCAGTGGGCGGGAAGCTCCACCCCCACCCCGGTGTTCACCACCCGCACCGCCCGGGTGCCCTCCAGCTTCTCCACGTAGACCACCCGCCCGCACTCCAGCACCGCCAGGTGGGTGGTCTCCCCAAAGCGGGCCACCAGCTCCTCCATAGCCCGCCTGGCCTCCTGCCGCCAGGAGCTGGTGGAGAGAAGGACCTGGGAAAGGGCCAGGATGCGCCAGCCGAGGCGGTAACGCCCCTCCCGGCTCCGCTTGAGGAGCCCGATCTGGCTCAGGGTGGCCAAAAGGGCGTGGGCGCTGGACTTGGGAAGGCCCAGGGCCTTGGCCACCTCGCTCACCCCCCACTCCGGGTGCTCCCGGGTGAAGAGCTCCAGAACCTCGCCGACCTTCTGCACCGTTCCTAGCATGGGCCTCACCTCCGAGGGTAGTGGGATGGAGGGCCTTGGCCGATGGGTTCTTCCAGGATAGCCGAACGTTTCGTTCTGTATAGGCGAACACCCGGCTTGTGGCCCGGGGAAACCGGGGCCTATGGTGAGGGACAAACGTCCAAGCTGCCCCCAAGCGGCGGAAGAGGGTGGAAACGTGGCCAACCTAGACCTGCGAATGCCCGAGGAAGAGCTGGAGCGTCTGCGCGACCGTTACCGGGAGCTCATCGGCTTCGTGCCCCCCAGGATCCAGGCCCGCACCGACCTCCTGGCGCGGCTGGATCCCGAAACCTTGCGCCTGCAGGAGGAGCTTAGAGCTAGGCTCATGTACCCCTCCTGTTTTGACGTGAAGACGGCCCAGCTCATGCTCTTCGGCATGCTCCTCATGGACCTTTCCGACGCAGCCCGGCTCCACGCCATCGCCGCCCGAAGGGCGGGGGCCACCTACGAGGAGCTCAACGCGGTGGTGGGGCTGGCCTTCCTTTTCCGAGGCCTGCCCGCCGCCAACCGCGGAGCGGAGGTGATCCAGGAGATCCGGCGCATGGAGGAGGAAGGGAGGCTTTAGATGGAAGGATTTGACGTGGTCCAGCTGGCACACGCGGAGATCTACACCCCCAACCCCGAAGGCACCCTATGGTTCTTCACCGAGCTCTTGGGCCTGGAGGTCACCGCCCGGGAAGGGCAGTCCGTCTACCTGCGGGCCTACGAGGACTGGTACCACCACTCCCTGAAGGTGACCGAGGCCAAGGAAGCGGGCCTGGGGCATATCGCCTGGCGCACCGCTTCCCCCGAGGCCCTGGCGCGAAGGGTGAAGGCCCTGGAGGCCGCGGGCCTGGGGGAGGGATGGACGGAAGGGGACCTGGGGCACGGCCCCGCCTACCGCTTCCGCACCCCGGACGGGCACCGCATGGAACTTCTCTTTGAGGTGGAGTACTACCAGGCCCCTCCGGAGAAGCGGAGCAAGCTGAAAAACCGCCCTTCCAAGCGCCCCTTGAGGGGGGTACCGGTGCGGCGGCTGGACCACGTGAACTGCCTCTGCGCCGAGGTGACCCCCAACCGGCGCTTCTTTGAAGAGGTTTTGGGCTTCAGGCTTCGGGAACAAAAGGTGCGGGGAGAAGGCGAAGAGCTTGGGGCCTGGCTTTCCGTGAGCCCCTTGGTGCACGAGATCGGCCTCATGCGGGACGCCACGGGCTCCAAAGGCCGCTTCCATCACATCGCCTTCTGGTACGGCTACCCCCAGCACCTGATGGACCTGGCCGACCTCTGCATGGACTACGAGGTCCGCATCGAGGCCGGTCCCGGCAAGCACGGCACCACCCAGGCCTACTTCATGTACGTCTTCGAGCCCGGGGGGACGCGGGTGGAACTCTTCGGGGACACCGGCTACCTCATCTTCGACCCCACCTGGAAGACGGTGGTCTGGGACGTAACCAACGTGAACGACCTGGAGAAGAGCACCATCTGGTTCGGGGGGCAGCTCCCGGAAACCTTCTACACCTACGGGACCCCTCCCGTGCGGGAGAGGGCGGGGGTGTGAAGGTTCCCAGGAGGTCCCCGGGGCTTTATAGTAGACAAAATTGTTGACAATCTCGGCGGCCATCAGGTACCCTAAGACCCAATAAACCCAAAGGAGGCATCAAGGATGAGCAAGGTCAACCGCAGGCAGGTGGTCAAGGCTGGGCTAGGCATGCTGGGGCTGGCGGCTTCCTCCCGCTTTTCCTTTGGCTTGGCGCAACGGGATGAGCCCATCCGCATCGGGGTGGTCCTCTCCTACTCCGGCCCTTACGCCCGACTGGGGCAGGAGATCACCCGGGGAATGGAGCTCTACCTGGAGAAGGTAGGGTACCAGGCGGGCGGGCGGCGCATCCAGCTCCTGAAGGAGGACGAGGAGGCCGATCCCGCGGTGGCGGTACGCAAGGTGCGCAAGCTGGTGGAGCAGGACCGGGTCCATCTTCTTTCCGGCATCATCCTCTCCTCCTCCGCCTACGGCATCCGCGACTACGTCCACGAGCGGCAAATCCCCCTGGTGGTGGCCAACGCCGCCGCCAACGGCATCACCCGGGAGCGCCGGAGCCCCTACATCTTCCGCACCTCCATCAGCGCCTGGCAGCAGCACTACCCCATGGGGCCCTGGGTGGCCAGGAACGTGGGCAAAAAGGTTTTCCTCCTGGCCCTGGACTACGCCTTCGGCAAGGAAGCCACGGCGGCCTTCAAGGAAGGGTTCCTGGCCGCGGGGGGCGAGGTGGTGGCCGAGGTCTACACCCCCTTGGGCAGCACCGACTACAGCGCGGTCATCTCCCGCATCGCCGCCGCCCGGCCCGAGGCGGTGCACGCCGTGCTCTCCGGCAGCGATGCGGTGATCTTCATGCGCCAGTTCGTCCAGTTCGGCCTGAACCGCACGGTGCAGCTAGCGGTGAGCGGGGAGGTTACCGACGAAAACGTCCTGGAGGCCATCGGGGATGCGGCCATCGGGGCTAAGAGCGGGGACCACTGGGTCTACACCCTGAACAACTCCGCCAACCGGGAGTTCATCCGGGCCTACCGGCAGAAGTACGGGGGGGTGCCCAACCACTTCGCCGTCCGGGGCTACGACGCCATGCAGTTCATCGTGGACGCCCTCAACGTGGCCCAAGGGGACGTGAGCAACAAGACCCGGCTCCTCAACGCCTTCAAGGGGGCCAAGATCATCAGCCCTCGAGGCTTTGTGGAAATAGACCCGGAAACCAACAACGCCACCCAGCACGTCTACGCCCGGGAGGTGGCCAGGATTGACGGGGTTCTCACCAACCGCCTGATCGCCGACCTGGGGATCATCCGCGACCCCGGCAAGTAGCGCCATGGTCCTCCTCCTCCTGACCCAGCTTCTCAACAGCCTGGCCTTCGCCATGCTCCTCTTCCTCCTGGCCCTGGGGCTTTCCCTCATCTTCGGCGTGGCCCGGGTGGTGAACCTGGCCCACGGGGCCTTTTACATGCTGGGGGCCTACCTGGGGATGGCCCTGAGCGGGGCCTTGGGCAGCTTCTGGCTGGCCCTCCTCCTGGTGCCCCTGGGGGTGGGCCTCCTAGGGGTCTTGGTGGAGCGGTTTCTCCTCCGTGGCCTTCACGGCCGGGAGCTGGAGCAGGTGCTCCTCACCATCGGCCTGGGCTTCGTCATCGCCGACCTCCTGCGGGCCCTGTTCGGGGCGGCCATCCGCTCGGTACCCCCGCCCCCGGAGCTGGCGGGGCCCCTTTTCCTGGGCCCCCTGCTCTACCCCAAATACCCCCTTTTCGTCCTGGCCCTGGGCCTCCTGCTCTTCCTGGGGGTGCGGCTTATCCTGGCCAAAACCCCCTTTGGCATCCAGGTGCGGGCGGTGACCGCGGACCCGGGGATGGCCAGCGCCCTGGCCATCCCCCCGGCCCGGGTAAGCCTCCTCACCTTCGGGGTGGGCACGGCCCTGGCCGGGCTTGGCGGGGTGGTGGGCGCCCCCCTGATCGCCCTGGCCCCGGGTCTGGACGCCCAAATGACCCTGTTCGCCCTCATTGTGGTGGTCATCGGGGGGCTAGGGAGGATTGAGGGGGCCTTTTGGGGTGCCCTCCTGGTGGGCCTGGTAGAGGGGTTTGGCCGCCTCTTCCTCCCCCAGGCGGCCATGTTCCTGATCTTCGGCCTTATGGCCCTGGTCCTGGCCCTGAAGCCCGAGGGCCTTCTGGGTAGGAGGGCGGCATGATGGCCTGGCTTCCCAAAATTCACCTGCGCGAAGGAAGGGCCTGGGCTCCCTACCTCCTGCGGGCGGCTTTGCTGGGGGCGTTCTTTCTGCCCGCGCTCTTCCAGGGCTACGCCCTTTACCTGGCCACGGAGGCCGCCCTGCTGGGCCTGGCCGCCGTGGCCCTCAGCTTCCTCTTGGGCCACGGCGGCATCCCCTCCTTGGGCCAGGCGGCCTTCCTGGGCCTGGGGGCCTACGCCTTGGGCCTGGCCCTCAAGGCGGGCCTTCCCTTGGCCCTGGCCCTGGCCCTAGCCCCCTTGGTGGCCGCCGCCTTCGCCCTCCTCACGGGGCTTCTCCTCTTCCGCACCCACGGGATCTTCGTCCTGATGCTCACCCTAGCCTTTGGCCAGATGGTGTACTCCGTAGCCCATAAGTGGAACGCCCTTACCGGCGGGGACGATGGCCTAAGCCTCTCCGGGGTGGCCGTGAACCCCTTGGCCCTGCACCTGGGGGCCCTTCTGGCCCTTTTCCTGAGCGTGGCCGGGCTCCGCCACCTCCTCGTCACCCCTTACGGCAAGGCCCTCGAGGCCCTGCGACAAAACGAGGAAAAGGCCCGCTCCCTGGGCTTGGCCGCCTTTGCCTTCAAGCTCTGGGCCTACGTGCTGGCTGGGGCCCTCACGGGGCTGGCGGGGGCAGGGCTGGCCCTCCACCGCACCTTCGTCAGCCCCCACGACCTCTTCTGGCTCACCTCGGCCACCCTGATGGTCATGGTCCTCCTGGGGGGAAGCCGGGGCCTCTTTGGCGCCGCCTTTGGCGCCCTGCTCTACACCTTCGTCCAGGCCTGGGTGAGCTCCTTCACCGAGCTGTGGGGGCTTTTCGTGGGTACCCTTCTCATCTTGACCGTGCTCTTCGCCCGGGAAGGCCTCTGGCCCCTCCTGGAGCGCAAGCTGGGAGGCAAGCATGGAAGCCCTTAGGGTGGAAAAGGTCAGCAAGGCCTTCGGGGGCCTCCTGGCCCTGGCCGGCGTCCAGCTCAGCGTGGCCCAAGGGGAGAGGCGGGCGGTGATCGGACCCAACGGGGCGGGGAAAAGCACCCTCTTCAAGGTGATCGCCGGGGAGATCCGGCCCAGCCAGGGGGAGGTCTTCCTCCTGGGCCGCAAGGTCACGGGCCAACCCCTGGAGCAGGTGGCCCGCCTGGGCCTGGGGCGCACCTTCCAGCGCTCCAGCGTCTTCCCCGAGCTCAAGGTCTGGGAAAACGTGGCCTTGGCCCGCCAGGCCGCCCGGGGGCGAGGGGGGGATTTCCGCCAGGCCCTGCGCCGGGAAGGGGAGGTGAACGAGGTCCTGGAGCAGGTGGGCCTGGGCCTCCGGGCGGAAGACCCGGCAGGAAGCCTCTCCCACGGGGAAAAGCGCCAGCTGGAGATCGCCATGGCCCTGGCCCAAAAGCCCCAGGTCCTCCTCCTGGACGAACCCCTGGCGGGCCTGGCCGGGGCCGAGCGGGAGCGCATCGGCCAGCTCATCCAGGGGCTGGACCCCAGCATCACCGTTCTCCTGGTGGAGCACGACCTGGAATACGCCCTCCGCTTTGCCCACAAGGTTACGGTGCTCCACTACGGCCAGGTGGTGGCCGAAGGCACCCCGGAAGCCGTGCGGGAGGACCCCCAGGTGCAGGAGATCTACGTGGGCCGGGGCTGGGAAACCCTGCCCACCCCCCCGGATCCTGGCGGGGAGGCGGTGCTGGTGGCCCGGGGGCTATCCGCGGGCTATGGGGCCATGCGGGTGCTGAACGGGGTGGGCCTCGAGGTCCGCCAGGGGGAGGTGGTGGCCTTGTTGGGGCGGAACGGCATGGGCAAGACCACCCTTCTCTCTGCCCTCATGGGCCTCCTGCCCCTTCAGGGAGGGGAGGTGCGCCTGGGGAAGGAGGCCATCGGGCACCTTCCCGCCCACCGCCGGGCGGAGCTTGGCCTGGCCCTGGTGCCCCAGGGCCGGCGCATGTTTGACGGGCTCAACGTGGAGGAGGAGCTCCGCCTGGCGGCCTGGGGAAGCCAGGGGAGCTGGACCGTGGAGCGGGTCCTGGAGGTCTTCCCCCGGTTGGCCGAGCGGCGCAAAAACCCCTCCCGGGCCCTCTCCGGGGGGGAGCAGCAGATGGTGGCCATCGCCCGCGCCCTCTTGCGCAACCCCCGCCTGGTCCTCATGGACGAGCCCACCGAGGGCCTTTCCCCCCTGATGGTGCGGCAGGTGGCGGAGGTGGTGCGTACCCTAAAAGCGGAAGGGGAAACCGTCCTTCTGGCCGAGCAGAACGTGCAGATGGCCCTCTCCGTGGCCGACCGGGTCTACATCCTGGAACACGGGGAGATCGTGTGGGAAGGCCGAGCCGCAGAAGTCAGCCCAGGGGTCCTCCACCGGTACCTGGGCGTGTAGGGGTGTGGACTATGGCCAAGGGCAAGACAGCAACGGGAGCCAAAGAGGTGCCCCGGGCCCTCCAGGAGTTGGCCCAGGGCCTCGAGGAGGGACTGGTACCCGCAGGGATCCTCAACGATCCCGAGGTGTTTGCCTGGGAACAGGAGCGGATCTTCGCCCGGTCCTGGATCTACCTGGGGCACGCCTCGGAGATCCCCAGCCCGGGGGATTACGTGCTCCGCTACATCCTCAACAACGCCTTCATCCTGGTGCGGGGCGAGGACGGGCGGGTGCGGGCCCTCCTGGACATGTGCCGCCACCGGGGGATGCGGGTCTGCCGGGCGGAGGCCGGCAACGCCAGCCACTTCCGCTGCCCCTTCCACGGCTGGACCTACCGCAACGACGGGACCCTGGTGGGGGTACCGGCGGAGCGGGAGGCCTTTGGGGAGGGGTTCCGTAAGGAAGAATGGGGTCTTCTGCCCATCCCCAGGCTGGAGGAGGTGGATGGCCTCCTCTTCGGCAACCTGGACCCGGAGGCCCCTTCCCTGGAGGAGTGGCTGGGAGGGGCCAAGTGGTACCTGGAGCTGGTCACCAAGCGGAGCCCGGAGGGCCTCGAGGTCCTGGGCCCCCCTCAGCGCTTCGTGGTGCCCACGGACTGGAAGCTGGCCCTGGAAACCTTCATCAGCGACAGCTACCACACCCTCATGACCCACCGCTCCATGATCGAGCTGGGGATCGCCCCCCGGGACGCCAAGTACGCCATGTACGGGGAGCAGATCCACATCCCCGGCAAAGGCCACGGGGCTATGGTGGTGGGCGGCCCCCCAGGGGCCAAGCTGCCCCCCTTCTGGGGTTACCCCGCGGAGATGATGGAACGGGCCCAGGCCTCCTATCCCACCCGGGAGCAGTGGGAGGTGGCCAAGGAAACCCGCATCTTCCTCCTCACCCTCTTCCCCAACTTCTCCCTGCACAACCCCATCCGTAAGCCCGACCACCTCTACCCCACCCCGGTCCCCATGCTCACCTTCCGCGTCTGGCACCCCTTGGGCCCGGGGCGGATCGAGGTGATCTCCTGGGGCATGGTGGAAAAGGACGCCCCTGAGTGGTTCAAGGAGAAGGCCCGCCACTCCTACCTGCGCTTCTTCGGCTCCTCGGGCACCTTTGAGCAGGATGACACCGAGATCTGGAGCCACGTGGCGCAAAACGCCGGCAGCACCCTGGGAAGGCGGCTTCGCTTCAACTACCAGATGGGGCGGAACGTACCCCAGGACCCCAACTGGCCGGGGCCCGGGGTGGCCTACCCCATCAACTTCACCGACGAGAACCTGCGCAACTTCTACCGCCGCTATCTGGAGCTCATGTTGGGCTAGGGGGTGACTATGGACCCAACCCGGGAGATCCTGGAGGTTCTCTACCGCGAAGCGGAGCTCTTGGACGAAGGCCGTTACCGGGAATGGCTTGCCCTGACCACGGAGGACGTGGTCTACCAGGTGCCGGTGCGCCTGACCCGGGAGCGTCCCCCCGAAGGGGGATACGGGGGGGTAAGCCCCAGCATGTACCACCTGGACGAGGACCGCACCTCCTTGGAGATGCGGGTGGCCCGGCTGGAGACGGGCTTTGCCTGGGCCGAAGACCCCCCCTCCCGCCTGCGCCATTTCGTGAGCAACGTGCGGGTGGGCCTCCCCCAGGAAACCGCCCGGGGGACGGAGGTGGAGGTCCGCTCCAACCTCCTCCTCTTCCGCAGCCGTTGGGACCGGCCGGAGTTCACCCTCCTTTCCGCCGAGCGGCGGGACCTTTGGCGCCGGCAGGAGGACGGGTGGAGGCTGGCCCGCAGGCTGGTCATCCTGGACCACAGCACCCTGCCCACCCACAACCTGAGCTTTTTCCTCTAGGAGGGACCGTGATCACCCTGAGCAACGAGTTCACCAGCGTAACCATAGAGAAGGTGCAGACGGGAAACGGGGAGCGCCTACGTATCTCCGCTCCGCGGCTCGGGTACAGCATTGATCTGGACCCCTTGGAGCTGGAGGCCCTTACCTGGCAGACCGTGGAAACCTTCTCCCGGCTCCTCCAGACCCCCTATGGCCCGGAGGAGGAAGGGGTGGAGGTGCGCCCCTTCTCCGACCTGGTCCTCTTTGGAGGGGAGGATGCGTAGGGTACAGGTGGCCATCTTCGGCGCCGGGCCTGCCGGGCTCCTCCTCGCCCACCTCCTGCGCCAGGCGGGGGTGGAAACCGTGGTCCTCGAGGCCAAAAGCCGGGAGTACCTGGAAACCAGCCCCCACCGCATCCGGGCCGGGGTTCTGGAGTGGGGTACCAAGGAGATGGCTAAGCAAGCCGGGGTGGGGGAACGCATGCTCAGGGAAGGGCTGGAACACGGGGGCATCTACCTGGCCTTTGACGGAGGGCTGCTCCACCTGGACTTCCGCGCCCTGGCCGGACGGAGCATCTGGGTTTACGGACAGCAGTACCTGGTCCGGGACATAATCCAGCGCCACCTGGAGGCCGGGGGGGAGATCCTCTTTGAGCACGAGGTGGTGGGCCTGGAAAACCTGGGAGAGGCTCCGGTCCTGGTCTTCCGCACCCCTCAAGGAAAGGAAGAGAGGCTGGCCGCGGAGTTCGCCGTGGGGGCCGATGGCTCCCACAGCCTGGCCCGCAGGTACATCCCCGGGGCCCGGATCCACCAAAAAACCTATCCCTTCGCCTGGCTAGGGATCCTGGCGGAAACCCGCCCCGCCGCCGAGGAGCTGATCTACGCCAGCTCGGAAAGGGGGTTCGCCCTCTATAGCATGCGCTCCCCCAGCCTCTCCCGGAACTACCTGCAGGTGAGCCCCGAGGAGCGGCTCGAGGCCTGGCCGGAGGAGCGGATCTGGGAGGAGCTAAACCGGCGGCTGGAGGGGGTGGCCGAGGTAAGGCCGGGCCCCATTCTGGAAAAGAGCCTCACCCCCATGCGCTCCCTAGTGGTGGAGCCCATGCAGTACGGACGCTTCTTCCTGGTGGGAGACGCCGCCCACGTGGTGCCCCCCACGGGGGCCAAGGGGATGAACCTAGCCTTTTGCGACGTGGCCGTGCTCCACCGAGCCCTTCTGGCCTACTACCGGAACGGGGACACAGGACCCCTTACCCGCTACAGCCAAGAAGCCCTTCGCCACGTATGGCAGGCGGAACTCTTCTCCTACTGGATGACCACCCTGCTGCACACCCTGCCCGACCCCTTTGAGGAGGAGCTTCGCCGGGCCAAGCTCCGCCACCTGGGGGAAAGCCTCCCCCTGCAACGCTTCCTGGCGGAAAACTACGTGGGCCTCCACACCACCGGGCGGTACGTGGAGGGCTAATCCCTCTCCCAAGGGGGCAGGACAAGGCCCTTTCACCCTTTTTCAACACCCTGCTAGACAGCTGGGGAATAACGTGATAGCGTGGAACCACCTACAAGAAAGGAGGAAAAATTATGCGCAAGGAAAGGCGGTATGTCATCCAGTGGCTAGGGACGAGCCTGGGAGCCGCCCTGCTTCCCTGGGGGAAAGCCCAGCGCTACCCCTCGAGGCCCATCACCCTCATCGTGCCCTGGTCGCCCGGCGGCAGCACCGACCTCACGGCCCGGGCCCTGGCCCCGGTCTTGGAGCGGATCCTCAAGGTACCCGTGCAGGTGGTCAACCGCACGGGGGGCGGCGGGGCCGTGGGGCATGGGGCGATTGCCCAGGCCCGACCCGATGGCTACACCATCGGCATCATCACCTTGGAAGTGGTCCTCCCTCCCTGGGTAGCCCAGACCAAGATCAGCGCCGACATGTTCTCCCCCATCTCCCTCCTGGTCCTCAACCCGGTGGCGGTGGTGGTGCGGCAGGATGCCCCATGGAGGACCATCCAGGAACTCATCCAAGACATCCGGCAAAACCCAGGCAAGTACAAGGCTTCCGGAACCGCCAAGTGGGGCTCCTACGACTTCGCCCGCTTGGGCTTCCTGAAGGAGCTCGGCCTTAAGGACGAGGCCCTGCCCTGGGTCCCCACCCAAGGGGCGGCGGCAGCCCTGCAGGAGCTGGTGGCCGGGGGGGTCCAGGTGGCCTTCGTGGCCATCGGGGAAGCCGCCAACCTGGTCCGTTCCGGCCAAGCCCGCTACCTGGCCTTCATGACCGACAGCCGCTTCCCCGCCTTCCCCGAGATCCCCACCCTGAAAGAGCTGGGGGTGGACTGGACCTTCGCCTCCTTCCTCATGGCCGCAGGGCCCAAGTTCACCCTGCCCTCGGTGATCGACGTTCTGGACAAGGCCTTCGCCCAGGCGGTACAGGAAGCGGAGTTCGTGCGCTTCATGCAAAACGCCAACCTGGTGATCCGCCACCTGGACCGCAAAAACAGCCTGGCGTTCCTCCAGGAAAGAACCCAGGCCATGAACCGGATCGTACAGGAACTGGGCCTGAAGTTTTAGAAAACGGCATGGCCTGGGAACGCTGGGTAGGAGGGTTGGCCGCAGGGCTAGGGCTGCTGACCTGGAGCTTGAGCTTTAGCCTGCCCAAGGCGGAAGGACCCGGCCCCGAGCTCTTCCCCCGGGTGTTGGGTACGGTCCTGGTCCTGGGAGGCTTCTACATGGTCTGGGCAAGGCCCCAGGCCCACCCGCGGATCCCCAAGAGGGCCTGGCCTCGGGTGGCCCTTTTCCTCCTCCTCTTCGTCCTCGCTCCCCTTCTGCTTCCCCGCCTGGGCGTGGTATCCACCACCGCCTTGGTGGCAGGAACCGGGGCT encodes:
- a CDS encoding aromatic-ring-hydroxylating dioxygenase subunit beta, with the protein product MDPTREILEVLYREAELLDEGRYREWLALTTEDVVYQVPVRLTRERPPEGGYGGVSPSMYHLDEDRTSLEMRVARLETGFAWAEDPPSRLRHFVSNVRVGLPQETARGTEVEVRSNLLLFRSRWDRPEFTLLSAERRDLWRRQEDGWRLARRLVILDHSTLPTHNLSFFL
- a CDS encoding branched-chain amino acid ABC transporter permease, whose amino-acid sequence is MVLLLLTQLLNSLAFAMLLFLLALGLSLIFGVARVVNLAHGAFYMLGAYLGMALSGALGSFWLALLLVPLGVGLLGVLVERFLLRGLHGRELEQVLLTIGLGFVIADLLRALFGAAIRSVPPPPELAGPLFLGPLLYPKYPLFVLALGLLLFLGVRLILAKTPFGIQVRAVTADPGMASALAIPPARVSLLTFGVGTALAGLGGVVGAPLIALAPGLDAQMTLFALIVVVIGGLGRIEGAFWGALLVGLVEGFGRLFLPQAAMFLIFGLMALVLALKPEGLLGRRAA
- a CDS encoding aromatic ring-hydroxylating dioxygenase subunit alpha, with protein sequence MAKGKTATGAKEVPRALQELAQGLEEGLVPAGILNDPEVFAWEQERIFARSWIYLGHASEIPSPGDYVLRYILNNAFILVRGEDGRVRALLDMCRHRGMRVCRAEAGNASHFRCPFHGWTYRNDGTLVGVPAEREAFGEGFRKEEWGLLPIPRLEEVDGLLFGNLDPEAPSLEEWLGGAKWYLELVTKRSPEGLEVLGPPQRFVVPTDWKLALETFISDSYHTLMTHRSMIELGIAPRDAKYAMYGEQIHIPGKGHGAMVVGGPPGAKLPPFWGYPAEMMERAQASYPTREQWEVAKETRIFLLTLFPNFSLHNPIRKPDHLYPTPVPMLTFRVWHPLGPGRIEVISWGMVEKDAPEWFKEKARHSYLRFFGSSGTFEQDDTEIWSHVAQNAGSTLGRRLRFNYQMGRNVPQDPNWPGPGVAYPINFTDENLRNFYRRYLELMLG
- a CDS encoding branched-chain amino acid ABC transporter permease → MMAWLPKIHLREGRAWAPYLLRAALLGAFFLPALFQGYALYLATEAALLGLAAVALSFLLGHGGIPSLGQAAFLGLGAYALGLALKAGLPLALALALAPLVAAAFALLTGLLLFRTHGIFVLMLTLAFGQMVYSVAHKWNALTGGDDGLSLSGVAVNPLALHLGALLALFLSVAGLRHLLVTPYGKALEALRQNEEKARSLGLAAFAFKLWAYVLAGALTGLAGAGLALHRTFVSPHDLFWLTSATLMVMVLLGGSRGLFGAAFGALLYTFVQAWVSSFTELWGLFVGTLLILTVLFAREGLWPLLERKLGGKHGSP
- a CDS encoding ATP-binding cassette domain-containing protein, producing the protein MEALRVEKVSKAFGGLLALAGVQLSVAQGERRAVIGPNGAGKSTLFKVIAGEIRPSQGEVFLLGRKVTGQPLEQVARLGLGRTFQRSSVFPELKVWENVALARQAARGRGGDFRQALRREGEVNEVLEQVGLGLRAEDPAGSLSHGEKRQLEIAMALAQKPQVLLLDEPLAGLAGAERERIGQLIQGLDPSITVLLVEHDLEYALRFAHKVTVLHYGQVVAEGTPEAVREDPQVQEIYVGRGWETLPTPPDPGGEAVLVARGLSAGYGAMRVLNGVGLEVRQGEVVALLGRNGMGKTTLLSALMGLLPLQGGEVRLGKEAIGHLPAHRRAELGLALVPQGRRMFDGLNVEEELRLAAWGSQGSWTVERVLEVFPRLAERRKNPSRALSGGEQQMVAIARALLRNPRLVLMDEPTEGLSPLMVRQVAEVVRTLKAEGETVLLAEQNVQMALSVADRVYILEHGEIVWEGRAAEVSPGVLHRYLGV